The Streptomyces sp. SS1-1 genome has a segment encoding these proteins:
- a CDS encoding N-acetylglucosamine kinase encodes MTADHAGAPAYVVGVDAGGTRTRAVLAPLSGGPPLGEGRGGPGNALSVSEADLTRHLAAALAAAVPPELRGRVVAVAGGFAGASRPPADEPGHLRAHAALTAALRRTGIGAGAVEVHGDAEVAFASAPGGPADGIAVIAGTGAVAVRVTGRVCGATAGGDGWLLGDDGSGFWMGREAVRAALRAADGRGGPTTLTRSVGHALGVPPDVLPPVPYDGTGWDRERREAYRMRLLPAVMGRHPVGLAELAPLVATAAVDGDAVAGAVLATAADHLTDLVHALAPRPGERIVLTGGLLGPTGPLTPPLLSRLGPLDLTPALVPDGCRGAVTLARLAARGLSRR; translated from the coding sequence ATGACCGCCGACCATGCCGGTGCGCCCGCGTACGTCGTCGGCGTCGACGCCGGGGGCACCCGCACCCGGGCCGTCCTGGCGCCCCTGTCCGGCGGCCCACCCCTCGGCGAGGGGCGGGGCGGGCCGGGGAACGCGCTGAGCGTGTCCGAGGCCGACCTCACCCGCCATCTCGCCGCCGCGCTGGCCGCCGCCGTCCCGCCGGAGCTGCGCGGCCGGGTGGTGGCCGTCGCGGGCGGCTTCGCCGGTGCCTCCCGGCCGCCGGCCGACGAACCCGGGCACCTGCGCGCGCACGCCGCCCTCACCGCCGCGCTGCGCCGGACGGGGATCGGCGCCGGGGCCGTCGAGGTGCACGGCGACGCCGAGGTCGCGTTCGCCTCCGCGCCGGGCGGCCCCGCCGACGGCATCGCCGTCATCGCCGGCACGGGCGCCGTCGCCGTCCGCGTCACCGGGCGGGTGTGCGGCGCCACCGCGGGCGGCGACGGATGGCTGCTCGGCGACGACGGCTCCGGCTTCTGGATGGGGCGCGAGGCGGTGCGGGCGGCCCTGCGGGCGGCGGACGGCCGGGGCGGGCCGACGACCCTGACCCGGTCGGTCGGGCACGCCCTCGGCGTCCCCCCGGACGTGCTGCCGCCCGTCCCGTACGACGGCACCGGCTGGGACCGCGAACGCCGGGAGGCGTACCGGATGCGGCTGCTGCCCGCCGTGATGGGGCGGCACCCGGTGGGGCTCGCCGAACTCGCGCCGCTGGTGGCCACGGCCGCGGTCGACGGCGACGCGGTGGCCGGTGCCGTCCTGGCGACGGCGGCGGACCACCTGACGGACCTCGTCCACGCCCTCGCCCCCCGGCCCGGCGAACGGATCGTCCTCACCGGCGGCCTCCTCGGCCCGACGGGCCCCCTGACCCCTCCGCTCCTGTCCCGGCTCGGCCCCCTGGACCTCACCCCCGCCCTGGTACCGGACGGCTGCCGGGGGGCGGTGACGCTGGCGCGGCTGGCGGCGCGCGGCCTGAGCCGCCGGTGA
- a CDS encoding sugar isomerase domain-containing protein: MSDASVSAERFVQESRAVLDRLTGSASVREDVARAAELIAGCVRADGVVQAFGTGHSQAVVLEIAGRAGGLVPTNRLSIADLVLYGGASPDVLDDPLLERRAGVAARVYDLAAPRPQDLFVVISNSGVNNAVVEMALHAKERGHDVLALTSLAHTRAVPAGHASGRKLADIADVVLDNAAPRGDALLELPGGGAVGALSTLTGVLLVQMAVAEASALLLAAGERPPVYVSANVPGGYEGNLELEKRYAGRIRRTAG, from the coding sequence ATGTCCGACGCGTCCGTGAGCGCCGAGCGTTTCGTGCAGGAGAGCAGAGCCGTCCTCGACCGCCTCACCGGCTCCGCGTCCGTGCGGGAGGACGTGGCCCGCGCCGCCGAACTCATCGCCGGATGCGTCCGCGCCGACGGCGTCGTCCAGGCGTTCGGCACCGGCCACTCCCAGGCCGTCGTCCTCGAGATCGCCGGACGCGCCGGGGGACTGGTGCCCACCAACCGGCTCAGCATCGCCGACCTCGTCCTGTACGGCGGCGCGTCCCCGGACGTCCTCGACGACCCGCTCCTGGAGCGCCGGGCGGGGGTCGCCGCCCGCGTCTACGACCTGGCCGCCCCGCGCCCCCAGGACCTGTTCGTCGTGATCTCGAACTCCGGTGTCAACAACGCCGTCGTGGAGATGGCCCTGCACGCCAAGGAGCGTGGGCACGACGTCCTCGCCCTGACCTCCCTCGCCCACACCCGCGCCGTCCCGGCCGGGCACGCCAGTGGCCGCAAGCTCGCCGACATCGCCGACGTCGTCCTCGACAACGCGGCCCCGCGCGGGGACGCCCTGCTGGAGCTGCCCGGCGGCGGCGCCGTGGGCGCCCTGTCCACGCTCACCGGCGTCCTGCTCGTGCAGATGGCCGTGGCCGAGGCGTCCGCGCTGCTCCTCGCGGCCGGGGAACGCCCGCCCGTGTATGTCTCGGCCAATGTGCCGGGCGGCTACGAGGGCAACCTGGAGCTGGAGAAGCGGTACGCCGGACGCATCCGCCGCACCGCCGGCTGA
- a CDS encoding DUF4142 domain-containing protein codes for MPVSRRMVGTVFVGGALVLTLSALAYPAMLGVQTTSVSQDRVIANTQWGPLTEADRDFVVKVRAAGLWEHPLGMMAMQRGTTPAMKEAGKHLVVGHARLDLACRKIASQLNITLPNQASPQQQQFVATVDSKTGKEFDSTGVAIMRVTHGQIFPVIAKIRANTQNTMVRQLADLANDTVLDHITVLEKTGLVNFDQNNFQQTTPPKLPQDQLTPPPPQPGAPVLTLAIPKGLENLDTKSPTALPSADVR; via the coding sequence ATGCCCGTCTCGCGCCGCATGGTTGGCACCGTCTTCGTGGGAGGCGCCCTGGTCCTGACCCTGTCCGCCCTCGCCTATCCCGCCATGCTGGGTGTGCAGACCACCTCCGTCAGCCAGGACCGCGTCATCGCCAACACGCAGTGGGGGCCGCTGACCGAGGCGGACCGTGACTTCGTGGTCAAGGTGCGGGCGGCGGGGCTCTGGGAGCACCCGCTGGGCATGATGGCGATGCAGCGGGGCACGACACCGGCGATGAAGGAGGCCGGCAAGCACCTGGTGGTCGGTCACGCCCGCCTCGACCTGGCCTGCCGCAAGATCGCGTCGCAGCTGAACATCACGCTGCCGAACCAGGCGAGCCCCCAGCAGCAGCAGTTCGTCGCGACGGTGGACTCCAAGACGGGCAAGGAGTTCGACTCGACCGGCGTGGCGATCATGCGGGTGACCCACGGTCAGATCTTCCCGGTCATCGCGAAGATCCGGGCGAACACGCAGAACACCATGGTGCGCCAGCTGGCCGACCTCGCGAACGACACCGTGCTCGACCACATCACGGTCCTGGAGAAGACCGGGCTGGTCAACTTCGACCAGAACAACTTCCAGCAGACCACGCCGCCGAAGCTGCCCCAGGACCAGCTGACCCCGCCCCCGCCGCAGCCGGGCGCTCCGGTCCTCACGCTCGCCATCCCGAAGGGCCTGGAGAACCTGGACACCAAGTCCCCGACGGCGCTGCCCAGCGCGGACGTCAGGTGA
- a CDS encoding molybdopterin-dependent oxidoreductase — translation MARSPFAPSFWRSPLRGPWLTSVLGVVLLGGITVLFVTGLLSYAAYNPDLSPVNDKTPGKGVLGLYLFPWPTGPRWLYRLNQGVHVTLGLTLIPVLLAKLWSVAPLLFRLPPARSVAHALERLSLLFLVGGALFEFVTGVLNIQLDYVFPGSFYPLHFYGAWVFFAAFVVHVLLRAPAARRGLRGLREESGGLVAPEPAEPTVSRRGALAFVGGGSLLLFATTVGQNFDGVPRRTALLAPHGGPEPGSGPGAFQINKTARYAGIRAAETSEEAWRLVVTGRAGRTVRLSRADLLALPQHEAALPIACVEGWSTSDQRWRGVRLRDLAALAGDSGDVGDPSDVLVESLQRHGAFRRAALRADQVADPDSLLALAVNGAGLTLDHGYPARVIVPAAPGVLNTKWVARLTFGDL, via the coding sequence ATGGCACGGTCCCCCTTCGCCCCCTCGTTCTGGCGCAGTCCGCTGCGCGGACCCTGGCTGACCTCGGTGCTCGGTGTCGTTCTGCTCGGCGGGATCACGGTCCTGTTCGTGACCGGGCTGCTGTCGTACGCCGCCTACAACCCGGACCTGTCGCCGGTGAACGACAAGACCCCCGGCAAGGGCGTCCTCGGCTTGTACCTCTTCCCCTGGCCGACCGGACCGCGCTGGCTGTACCGGCTGAACCAGGGCGTCCACGTCACCCTCGGCCTCACCCTGATCCCGGTGCTGCTGGCCAAGCTGTGGTCGGTCGCCCCGCTGTTGTTCCGGCTGCCGCCCGCCCGGTCCGTCGCGCACGCGCTGGAACGCCTCTCGCTGCTGTTCCTGGTCGGCGGCGCGCTGTTCGAGTTCGTGACGGGCGTGCTCAACATCCAGCTGGACTACGTCTTCCCGGGGTCCTTCTACCCGCTGCACTTCTACGGGGCATGGGTCTTCTTCGCCGCGTTCGTCGTCCATGTGCTGCTCAGGGCGCCCGCGGCCCGGCGCGGACTGCGGGGGCTGCGGGAGGAGTCCGGCGGGCTGGTGGCGCCGGAGCCCGCCGAGCCGACCGTCTCGCGGCGCGGCGCCCTCGCCTTCGTCGGGGGCGGCTCCCTGCTGCTGTTCGCCACCACCGTCGGGCAGAACTTCGACGGGGTGCCGCGCCGCACCGCCCTGCTCGCCCCGCACGGCGGCCCCGAACCGGGCAGCGGCCCGGGCGCCTTCCAGATCAACAAGACGGCCCGGTACGCCGGGATCCGCGCGGCCGAGACGTCCGAGGAGGCGTGGCGGCTCGTGGTGACGGGCCGCGCCGGGCGCACCGTCCGCCTCTCCCGCGCCGACCTGCTCGCGCTGCCGCAGCACGAGGCGGCCCTGCCGATCGCCTGCGTGGAGGGCTGGTCCACCTCCGACCAGCGCTGGCGCGGGGTACGGCTGCGGGACCTGGCGGCGCTCGCCGGCGACTCGGGCGACGTGGGGGACCCGTCCGACGTCCTCGTGGAGTCCCTCCAGCGGCACGGCGCCTTCCGGCGGGCGGCCCTGCGCGCCGACCAGGTCGCCGACCCGGACAGCCTGCTCGCCCTCGCCGTCAACGGCGCCGGACTCACCCTCGACCACGGCTATCCGGCCCGCGTCATCGTGCCCGCCGCGCCCGGTGTCCTGAACACCAAGTGGGTGGCGCGGCTGACCTTCGGGGACCTGTGA
- a CDS encoding response regulator transcription factor: MENVRLLVVDDDPPIADLVATVARYEGWEAVTAHTGAEALRRAAEFHPDIVVLDLMLPDVDGFGVLDRLRAGGRMVPVVFLTARDGVADRVAGLTRGGDDYLVKPFAVEELMARLRTVLRRSTGPGFPRSVLRVADLTMDEDTREVRRGDRLLTLTPTEYEVLRYLMRRSPAVLTKAQILDHVWEYGFGGRSNVVELVVSRLRRKLDDTGAPLIHTVRGFGYVVREASG, translated from the coding sequence GTGGAGAACGTACGCCTGCTCGTCGTGGACGACGACCCGCCCATCGCCGACCTCGTCGCGACCGTCGCCCGCTACGAGGGCTGGGAGGCCGTCACCGCCCACACCGGCGCGGAGGCGCTGCGCAGGGCCGCCGAGTTCCACCCGGACATCGTGGTGCTCGACCTGATGCTGCCCGACGTCGACGGCTTCGGGGTCCTGGACCGGCTGCGGGCCGGCGGGCGGATGGTGCCCGTGGTGTTCCTGACCGCCCGCGACGGCGTCGCCGACCGCGTCGCCGGGCTCACCCGCGGCGGCGACGACTACCTGGTCAAACCGTTCGCCGTGGAGGAGCTGATGGCCCGGCTGCGCACCGTGCTCCGGCGCAGCACCGGCCCCGGCTTCCCGCGCTCGGTGCTGCGGGTCGCCGATCTGACGATGGACGAGGACACCCGCGAGGTCCGGCGCGGCGACCGGCTGCTCACCCTCACCCCGACCGAGTACGAGGTGCTGCGCTATCTGATGCGCAGGTCGCCCGCCGTGCTCACCAAGGCCCAGATCCTCGACCACGTCTGGGAGTACGGCTTCGGCGGCCGCTCCAACGTCGTCGAACTCGTCGTCAGCAGGCTGCGCCGCAAGCTGGACGACACCGGCGCCCCGCTGATCCACACCGTGCGCGGCTTCGGCTACGTCGTCCGGGAGGCGTCGGGGTGA
- a CDS encoding sensor histidine kinase, which translates to MIARLRRAYRAMRLGTRLALGLAVLSLTVFAVVGTALTTSMRDYLAAQLDTQLAHGQIAQSKSLADHGTLGGKKYYSWFYAVYDVTDGRAVLRTPEDPADLPDDVGDFTALARAQSRAHREVLRTARLPGEGEYRLRACEVEPGVVLVSAAPLDGIEDTVGRLITVQAVTFGLALVALVVLGRGMLRRGLKPLSDMAHTARDITSHDLTDSARLPVRHDRRGGGPEVEELRTAFNTMLEHIDDALAVRAEAERRLRRFVADASHELRTPLMSVRGYADLFQYAAANAPEERERHLARLRAEAARMGVLLDDLLLLARLDAADVETPLRPVEADLVELVAQAADAFRATRPGHPLTVHPGPGEVPLRLDPQRIRQVLDNLLTNAAVHTPPGTPVSLAVSVGDGTARVAVTDAGPGIPPADAERVFDRFYRVDKARSRDRGGSGLGLAVARSLVEAHGGRISVSGRPGRTRFTVTLPLTAPALTNP; encoded by the coding sequence GTGATCGCGCGGCTGCGCCGGGCGTACCGCGCGATGCGCCTCGGGACCCGGCTCGCGCTCGGTCTCGCCGTGCTGTCGCTGACGGTGTTCGCGGTGGTCGGCACCGCGCTGACCACGTCCATGCGCGACTACCTGGCCGCGCAGCTCGACACCCAGCTGGCGCACGGGCAGATCGCCCAGTCCAAGTCCCTCGCCGACCACGGCACGCTCGGCGGCAAGAAGTACTACAGCTGGTTCTACGCCGTGTACGACGTGACGGACGGCAGGGCCGTTCTGCGCACCCCGGAGGACCCGGCCGATCTCCCCGACGACGTCGGCGACTTCACCGCGCTGGCCCGCGCCCAGTCCCGCGCCCACCGGGAGGTGCTGCGCACCGCGCGGCTGCCGGGCGAGGGCGAGTACCGGCTGCGGGCCTGCGAGGTCGAGCCCGGCGTGGTCCTGGTCAGCGCCGCGCCCCTGGACGGCATCGAGGACACCGTCGGCCGGCTGATCACCGTCCAGGCCGTCACCTTCGGGCTGGCGCTGGTCGCCCTGGTGGTCCTCGGCCGGGGCATGCTGCGCCGCGGCCTCAAGCCGTTGAGCGACATGGCGCACACCGCGCGGGACATCACCTCGCACGACCTGACCGACTCCGCGCGGCTTCCGGTGCGGCACGACCGGCGCGGTGGCGGACCCGAGGTGGAGGAACTGCGCACCGCGTTCAACACGATGCTGGAGCACATCGACGACGCGCTGGCCGTACGGGCGGAGGCGGAGCGGCGGCTGCGCCGGTTCGTCGCGGACGCCTCGCACGAACTGCGCACACCCCTGATGTCGGTGCGCGGATACGCCGACCTGTTCCAGTACGCCGCCGCCAACGCCCCCGAGGAGCGCGAGCGGCATCTCGCGCGGCTGCGCGCCGAGGCCGCCCGGATGGGGGTCCTCCTCGACGACCTGCTGCTGCTCGCCCGCCTCGACGCCGCCGACGTGGAGACGCCGCTGCGCCCGGTCGAGGCCGACCTGGTGGAGCTGGTGGCACAGGCGGCGGACGCCTTCCGCGCCACCCGCCCCGGCCACCCGCTGACGGTCCACCCCGGCCCCGGCGAGGTGCCGCTGCGCCTCGACCCGCAGCGCATCCGCCAGGTCCTGGACAACCTCCTCACCAACGCGGCCGTGCACACCCCGCCCGGTACCCCGGTGTCCCTCGCCGTGTCCGTCGGTGACGGCACCGCGCGGGTCGCCGTCACCGACGCCGGGCCCGGCATACCGCCCGCCGACGCCGAACGCGTCTTCGACCGCTTCTACCGTGTCGACAAGGCCCGCAGCCGCGACCGGGGCGGCAGCGGCCTCGGGCTCGCCGTCGCCCGGTCCCTGGTGGAGGCCCACGGCGGCCGTATCAGCGTCTCCGGGCGGCCGGGGCGGACCCGGTTCACAGTGACGCTCCCGCTGACCGCCCCGGCCCTTACGAACCCATGA
- a CDS encoding NAD-dependent epimerase/dehydratase family protein, translating to MRVLVTGGAGFIGSSLVRALAAHGHEPVVYDVRTDPAADVRDPGAVRHALAGVDAVCHQAAMVGLGTGFADAPEYVSRNDLGTAVLLTEMAGAGVRRLVLAGSMVVYGEGRYTCPRHGVVRPGPRTVAALDAGRFEPPCPVCGADLTPGLVGEDAPADPRNVYATTKLAQEHLAASWARATGGTAVSLRYHNVYGPGMPRDTPYAGVASFFRSSLARGEAPRVFEDGRQRRDFVHVRDVAAANVAALEATGGDLTPGALTAYNTGSGEPHTVGEMAHALATAHGGPRPVVTGEYRLGDVRHITADSARLRAELGWKAQVSFAEGMAEFAGADPRDG from the coding sequence ATGCGTGTACTGGTCACCGGCGGCGCCGGATTCATCGGGTCCTCCCTCGTCCGGGCGCTCGCCGCCCACGGGCACGAACCCGTCGTGTACGACGTCCGCACCGATCCCGCGGCCGACGTGCGCGACCCCGGCGCCGTACGGCACGCCCTCGCCGGCGTCGACGCCGTCTGCCACCAGGCGGCCATGGTCGGCCTCGGCACCGGCTTCGCGGACGCCCCGGAGTACGTCTCCCGCAACGACCTCGGCACGGCCGTGCTGCTCACGGAGATGGCCGGGGCCGGGGTGCGCCGGCTGGTGCTGGCCGGGTCGATGGTCGTGTACGGCGAGGGCCGCTACACCTGCCCCCGGCACGGGGTCGTCCGGCCCGGCCCGCGCACCGTCGCCGCCCTGGACGCGGGCCGCTTCGAACCGCCCTGCCCGGTCTGCGGCGCCGATCTGACGCCGGGGCTGGTGGGGGAGGACGCCCCGGCCGACCCGCGCAACGTGTACGCGACGACCAAGCTCGCCCAGGAACACCTGGCGGCGTCCTGGGCCCGCGCGACCGGCGGCACCGCGGTGTCGCTGCGCTACCACAACGTCTACGGGCCGGGCATGCCCCGCGACACCCCCTACGCCGGGGTCGCGTCCTTCTTCCGCTCCTCCCTCGCGCGCGGGGAGGCACCCCGCGTCTTCGAGGACGGGCGCCAGCGGCGGGACTTCGTCCATGTGCGCGACGTGGCCGCCGCGAACGTGGCCGCGCTGGAGGCGACCGGCGGGGACCTGACGCCGGGCGCCCTGACCGCGTACAACACCGGGAGCGGCGAGCCGCACACCGTCGGCGAGATGGCCCACGCCCTCGCGACCGCCCACGGCGGGCCCCGGCCGGTGGTGACGGGGGAGTACCGTCTCGGGGACGTCCGGCACATCACGGCCGACTCCGCGCGGCTGCGTGCCGAACTGGGCTGGAAGGCGCAGGTGTCCTTCGCCGAGGGAATGGCGGAGTTCGCCGGGGCGGACCCGCGCGACGGGTGA
- a CDS encoding sensor histidine kinase, which produces MRDTLLIALFAFLGAAAAGVLGACVLLLIRRRSLITHLAVVAGVGVTAMLAGTLAVAQAMFLSGHDLSVVTTVVAMAAVVSLATALLLGRWVAARSRALALAARSFGDGGAFTSPDGPATAELAALSRELEATSARLAESRERERALESSRRELVAWISHDLRTPLAGLRAMAEALEDGVAADPDRYLKQIRMEVERLDGMVGDLFELSRIHAGTLKLSFARMSLYDLVGDALAGADALAREHGVRLVGDRVEALPVQVDGREMSRVLGNLLVNAIRRTPADGTVAVAAERSPDGVVLSVTDGCGGIPEEDLPRVFDTGWRGTHARTPPAGAGLGLAIVRGIVEAHEGRAAVRNVPGGCRFEVVLPAAAS; this is translated from the coding sequence GTGCGCGACACCCTGCTCATCGCCCTGTTCGCGTTCCTGGGCGCCGCCGCGGCGGGCGTCCTGGGCGCCTGTGTGCTGCTGCTGATCCGGCGGCGCTCGCTGATCACGCACCTCGCCGTCGTCGCGGGCGTCGGCGTCACCGCGATGCTGGCGGGCACGCTCGCCGTGGCGCAGGCGATGTTCCTGTCCGGGCACGACCTGAGCGTCGTCACGACCGTCGTCGCGATGGCCGCGGTGGTCTCCCTTGCGACCGCGCTGCTGCTGGGCCGCTGGGTCGCCGCCCGCAGCCGCGCCCTGGCGCTCGCCGCCCGCTCCTTCGGCGACGGCGGTGCGTTCACCTCCCCCGACGGGCCCGCCACGGCGGAACTCGCCGCGCTGAGCCGGGAACTGGAGGCGACCAGCGCCCGGCTCGCGGAGTCCCGGGAGCGGGAACGCGCCCTGGAGTCCTCGCGCCGCGAACTGGTCGCCTGGATCTCCCACGACCTGCGCACCCCGCTGGCCGGGCTGCGCGCGATGGCGGAGGCCCTGGAGGACGGGGTGGCCGCCGACCCGGACCGCTATCTGAAGCAGATCCGCATGGAGGTCGAGCGGCTGGACGGCATGGTGGGCGACCTGTTCGAGCTGTCCCGGATCCACGCCGGCACGCTGAAGCTGTCGTTCGCCCGGATGTCCCTGTACGACCTGGTGGGCGACGCCCTCGCGGGCGCGGACGCGCTGGCCCGGGAGCACGGCGTACGGCTGGTCGGCGACCGGGTGGAGGCGCTGCCGGTGCAGGTGGACGGCCGGGAGATGAGCCGGGTGCTGGGCAATCTGCTGGTCAACGCGATCCGCCGGACCCCGGCGGACGGCACGGTCGCGGTCGCCGCCGAACGCTCCCCCGACGGTGTGGTGCTGTCGGTGACCGACGGCTGCGGCGGCATCCCGGAGGAGGACCTGCCGCGTGTCTTCGACACGGGCTGGCGCGGCACGCACGCCCGGACGCCCCCGGCCGGCGCCGGACTCGGACTCGCCATCGTGCGGGGCATCGTGGAGGCGCACGAGGGCCGGGCGGCCGTACGCAACGTGCCAGGCGGCTGCCGCTTCGAGGTGGTGCTGCCCGCCGCCGCTTCCTGA
- a CDS encoding response regulator transcription factor, with protein sequence MKQQEPSGGAGARVLVVDDDPTVAEIVSGYLDRAGYVVDRAGDGPSALAAAAARRPDLVVLDLMLPGMDGLEVCRRMRGQGPVPVIMLTARGDEDDRILGLEVGADDYVTKPFSPRELVLRVGSVLRRARPAQPSGVLGGGGLSVDPAARRATKNGAELALTIREFDLLTFFLRHRGKVFSREDLMREVWGWDFGDLSTVTVHVRRLRGKVEDDPARPRLIQTVWGVGYRFDTDGAAPAEEG encoded by the coding sequence ATGAAGCAGCAAGAGCCGAGCGGCGGGGCCGGGGCACGGGTCCTCGTCGTGGACGACGACCCCACCGTGGCCGAGATCGTCTCCGGGTACCTGGACCGCGCCGGGTACGTGGTGGACCGGGCCGGTGACGGGCCCTCCGCCCTCGCCGCGGCGGCGGCGCGCCGCCCCGACCTCGTCGTCCTCGACCTGATGCTGCCCGGCATGGACGGCCTGGAGGTGTGCCGCCGGATGCGCGGTCAGGGCCCGGTGCCGGTCATCATGCTGACCGCGCGCGGCGACGAGGACGACCGCATCCTCGGCCTGGAGGTCGGCGCGGACGACTACGTCACCAAGCCGTTCAGTCCCCGGGAGCTCGTGCTGCGGGTCGGGTCGGTGCTGCGCCGCGCCCGCCCCGCGCAGCCGTCCGGCGTCCTCGGCGGCGGGGGCCTGTCGGTGGACCCGGCGGCCCGCCGCGCGACCAAGAACGGGGCCGAACTCGCCCTCACCATCAGGGAGTTCGACCTGCTGACGTTCTTCCTGCGCCATCGCGGCAAGGTGTTCAGCCGTGAGGACCTGATGCGCGAGGTGTGGGGCTGGGACTTCGGCGACCTGTCGACCGTGACCGTCCATGTGCGCCGGCTGCGCGGCAAGGTCGAGGACGACCCGGCCCGGCCGCGCCTCATCCAGACCGTGTGGGGCGTCGGCTACCGCTTCGACACCGACGGCGCCGCCCCCGCCGAGGAGGGCTGA
- a CDS encoding glycosyltransferase family 2 protein, with protein MKAVTISSPRATPADPAPVDVVLPCLDEAEALPWVLERVPPGWRALVVDNGSTDGSADLAARLGATVIHETRRGFGAACHAGLTAATAPVVCFCDCDASLDPGDLVPFVERVVAGEADLVLGRRRPERRGAWPPHARAANLALTRLLRRRTGLRLRDLGPLRAARREDLLALDLTDRRSGYPLQMVVRAADAGWRITEDDVPYRPRTGASKVTGTWRGTWHAVRDMSRVLSEEPAVAPAVREGARP; from the coding sequence GTGAAAGCCGTGACGATCTCCTCACCCCGAGCCACCCCCGCGGACCCGGCACCCGTCGACGTCGTACTGCCCTGCCTCGACGAGGCCGAGGCGCTGCCCTGGGTCCTGGAACGCGTCCCGCCCGGCTGGCGGGCGCTCGTCGTGGACAACGGCTCCACCGACGGCTCCGCGGACCTCGCGGCCCGCCTCGGCGCCACGGTCATCCACGAGACGCGGCGCGGCTTCGGCGCCGCCTGCCACGCGGGCCTGACCGCCGCCACCGCCCCCGTCGTCTGCTTCTGCGACTGCGACGCCTCCCTCGACCCCGGCGACCTGGTGCCGTTCGTGGAACGCGTCGTGGCCGGCGAGGCCGACCTGGTCCTCGGCCGCCGCCGGCCCGAGCGGCGGGGCGCCTGGCCCCCGCACGCCCGCGCCGCCAACCTCGCCCTCACCCGGCTCCTGCGCCGCCGCACCGGGCTGCGACTGCGCGACCTCGGCCCGCTGCGCGCCGCCCGCCGGGAGGACCTGCTCGCCCTGGACCTGACGGACCGGCGCAGCGGCTACCCCCTGCAGATGGTGGTCCGGGCCGCCGACGCCGGCTGGCGCATCACCGAGGACGACGTGCCCTACCGCCCCCGCACCGGCGCCTCCAAGGTCACCGGCACCTGGCGCGGCACCTGGCACGCGGTCCGCGACATGAGCCGCGTGCTCTCCGAGGAACCCGCAGTCGCGCCCGCCGTCCGGGAAGGGGCCCGCCCGTGA
- a CDS encoding DUF2064 domain-containing protein, whose protein sequence is MTTLVVIAKEPRPGRVKTRLTPPFTPEEAAALAEAALADTLDAVARTPARRRVLVLDGTPGPWLPPGFDVVPQTTGGLDERLADAFAACDGPALLIGMDTPQVTPDLLTVDWADCDAYFGRARDGGFWALGLAEPDPDRLRGVPMSQPYTGAAQRARLAGLRVRDLPSLRDVDTAHDAGLVAAAAPGGRFATALARLAPAARR, encoded by the coding sequence GTGACCACCCTCGTCGTCATCGCCAAGGAGCCTCGCCCGGGCCGCGTCAAGACCCGGCTCACCCCGCCCTTCACCCCCGAGGAGGCCGCCGCGCTCGCCGAGGCCGCCCTCGCGGACACCCTGGACGCTGTCGCGCGCACGCCCGCCCGGCGTCGCGTCCTCGTCCTCGACGGCACGCCCGGCCCCTGGCTGCCGCCCGGCTTCGACGTCGTCCCGCAGACCACGGGCGGCCTCGACGAACGGCTCGCCGACGCGTTCGCCGCCTGCGACGGCCCGGCTCTGCTCATCGGGATGGACACCCCGCAGGTCACCCCCGACCTGCTCACCGTCGACTGGGCGGACTGCGACGCGTACTTCGGCCGGGCACGGGACGGTGGCTTCTGGGCGCTCGGCCTCGCCGAACCCGACCCGGACCGGCTGCGGGGGGTGCCCATGTCGCAGCCGTACACCGGCGCCGCCCAGCGCGCCCGGCTCGCCGGACTGCGGGTCCGGGACCTGCCGAGCCTCCGGGACGTCGACACCGCGCACGACGCCGGACTGGTCGCCGCCGCGGCCCCCGGCGGACGGTTCGCCACGGCCCTGGCCCGGCTCGCCCCGGCGGCCCGCCGATGA